In one Sandaracinaceae bacterium genomic region, the following are encoded:
- a CDS encoding imelysin family protein yields MTTTTSPRLGRTARSLSNVLPCWLLALTAALAASACGSSPEVLPGRRPEVLANLGANVLLPSYRTLQERTNAFDTAIAAYAASGLVADRDSARAAFLALMETLMEVEMMTTGPLGSATLTPGGQDLFDEIYSWAVLPLSYCGVDRFLAGDSFQDVAALDTAALNIRGMGAIDYLLFVETTDNGCEALAEINTDGTWAALSADADALAQRRGQMARALSAQVKQRVDRLVSAWDGGFLLELQDPTRAGALYRTAQEGLNAMADALFVLDQVTKDMRLGHAAGVVDCATTTCPEALETLYAGDNKERILHNLIGFRLVYTGGTGLGFDDLLVDVGAAEFSVSMLADIDAAIAAVGQVDGTLAEALVNDLDDVRALYEAIQRLDTDLKTTFLGTLSLDPPNRAGADND; encoded by the coding sequence ATGACCACCACCACCAGCCCACGTCTCGGCCGCACTGCGCGGTCTCTCTCCAATGTGCTCCCCTGCTGGCTGCTCGCGCTCACGGCGGCGCTGGCTGCCAGCGCGTGCGGCTCGTCCCCAGAGGTGCTGCCCGGTCGCCGCCCGGAGGTGCTGGCGAACCTCGGCGCGAACGTGCTCCTGCCGAGCTACCGCACGCTGCAGGAGCGCACCAACGCGTTCGACACGGCCATCGCTGCGTACGCCGCGAGCGGGCTCGTGGCGGATCGGGACAGCGCGCGCGCGGCCTTCCTGGCGCTGATGGAGACGCTGATGGAGGTGGAGATGATGACCACTGGTCCGCTCGGCTCTGCCACGCTCACGCCCGGTGGCCAGGACCTGTTCGACGAGATCTACTCGTGGGCCGTGCTCCCCCTCAGCTACTGTGGCGTGGACCGCTTCCTGGCGGGTGATTCGTTCCAGGACGTCGCGGCGCTCGACACCGCCGCGCTGAACATCCGCGGCATGGGCGCCATCGACTACCTGCTGTTCGTCGAGACCACGGACAACGGATGCGAGGCGCTCGCGGAGATCAACACCGACGGAACGTGGGCGGCGCTGTCCGCCGACGCCGACGCGCTCGCGCAGCGCCGCGGTCAGATGGCGCGCGCCTTGAGCGCTCAGGTGAAGCAGCGCGTGGATCGGCTGGTGTCGGCGTGGGACGGCGGGTTCCTGCTGGAGCTCCAGGACCCCACCCGCGCGGGCGCGCTCTACCGCACGGCACAGGAGGGTCTGAACGCGATGGCCGACGCGTTGTTCGTGTTGGATCAGGTCACCAAGGACATGCGCCTCGGTCACGCGGCGGGCGTCGTCGACTGCGCGACCACAACGTGCCCCGAGGCGCTCGAGACCCTGTACGCGGGGGACAACAAGGAGCGCATCCTGCACAACCTGATCGGCTTCCGGTTGGTGTACACGGGTGGCACTGGGCTCGGCTTCGACGACCTGCTGGTCGACGTGGGCGCGGCGGAGTTCTCCGTGTCCATGCTGGCGGACATCGACGCCGCCATCGCGGCCGTCGGTCAGGTGGACGGCACGCTCGCCGAGGCGCTGGTGAACGACCTCGACGACGTGCGCGCGCTGTATGAAGCGATCCAACGCCTGGACACGGACCTCAAGACGACCTTCCTGGGCACCCTCTCGCTCGACCCGCCCAACCGCGCGGGCGCCGACAACGACTGA
- a CDS encoding HTTM domain-containing protein gives MAPPSAVTRLRERLVRELDIASLAVFRVLFFGLMCISSVRFMAEGWVERCFVLPSFFFHYWGASGVQVLSPSAMMALHVTMAVSAALACVGLCYRLAAPVFLCSFVYVELCDVSNYLNHYYQAALLTLLFAFVPAHRALSLDARLRPKLRRATVPAWCVYLLRFQVGVVYVFAGLAKAQPDWLLHGQPLGIWLAARLETPVLGPLFALPMTPLLMSWAGFLFDSTIVVWLSWRRTRAAAYVAVIVFHALTHVLFHIGIFPFLMMLSAPIFFDPSWPRWLAARLAAPLRTLGVRTSSAPGSSRGEDASATRDDAATRAGVGGPAAPGGAETTSGPAVLAPLATAALCAYAALQVLLPLRTHLYGGNVLWHEQGMRYSFRVMVRSKTGAVTYRVRASDLVNEQIVEPCHYLNALQEREMAGQPDLILQLAHRIADDYRARGHRDVEVRADVFVSLNGRPRARMIDPEADLASIPDGLGPATYILPAPTTAPLATHRGRAHAARSL, from the coding sequence ATGGCGCCGCCGAGCGCCGTCACGCGCCTGCGCGAGCGCCTGGTCCGCGAGTTGGACATCGCCTCGCTGGCCGTGTTCCGTGTGCTGTTCTTCGGCCTGATGTGCATCTCCTCGGTGCGCTTCATGGCGGAGGGCTGGGTGGAGCGCTGCTTCGTGCTCCCGTCGTTCTTCTTCCACTACTGGGGCGCGAGCGGCGTGCAGGTGCTCAGCCCCAGCGCGATGATGGCGCTGCACGTCACCATGGCGGTGTCCGCCGCGCTCGCGTGCGTGGGGCTGTGCTACCGCCTCGCCGCCCCAGTGTTCCTGTGCAGCTTCGTGTACGTGGAGCTGTGCGACGTCAGCAACTACTTGAACCATTACTATCAAGCGGCGCTGCTGACGCTGCTGTTCGCCTTCGTCCCCGCGCACCGCGCGCTCTCGCTGGACGCCCGGCTGCGGCCGAAGCTGCGCCGCGCGACCGTCCCGGCGTGGTGCGTATACCTCCTGCGCTTCCAGGTGGGCGTGGTGTACGTCTTCGCGGGTCTCGCGAAGGCACAGCCGGACTGGCTGCTCCACGGTCAGCCCCTCGGCATCTGGCTCGCGGCGCGCCTCGAGACCCCGGTGCTGGGGCCCCTCTTCGCGTTGCCCATGACCCCGCTGCTCATGAGCTGGGCAGGCTTCCTGTTCGACAGCACCATCGTCGTGTGGCTCTCGTGGCGCCGCACGCGCGCCGCTGCGTACGTGGCCGTGATCGTGTTCCACGCGCTGACCCACGTGCTGTTCCACATCGGCATCTTCCCCTTCTTGATGATGCTCTCGGCGCCCATCTTCTTCGACCCCAGCTGGCCCCGATGGCTCGCGGCGCGCCTCGCCGCACCGCTGCGCACGCTCGGCGTCCGCACATCGTCAGCCCCAGGCTCCTCGCGTGGCGAAGATGCCTCCGCGACCCGCGACGATGCCGCAACGAGGGCTGGTGTCGGCGGCCCGGCTGCCCCGGGAGGCGCGGAGACGACCTCCGGTCCAGCAGTCCTCGCGCCCCTGGCGACGGCCGCGCTGTGCGCGTACGCGGCGCTGCAGGTGCTCCTCCCGCTGCGCACCCACCTCTACGGCGGCAACGTGCTCTGGCACGAGCAGGGCATGCGCTACTCCTTCCGCGTGATGGTCCGGAGCAAGACCGGCGCGGTCACGTATCGCGTCCGCGCCAGCGACCTGGTCAACGAGCAGATCGTCGAGCCCTGCCACTACCTGAACGCGCTCCAGGAGCGCGAGATGGCGGGCCAGCCCGACCTCATCTTGCAGCTTGCGCATCGCATCGCCGACGACTACCGGGCACGTGGACATCGCGACGTCGAGGTGCGCGCCGACGTGTTCGTGTCGCTCAACGGCCGCCCGCGGGCGCGCATGATCGACCCCGAGGCGGATCTCGCGTCCATCCCGGACGGCCTCGGGCCCGCGACGTACATCCTTCCGGCCCCGACCACCGCGCCCCTCGCCACGCACCGCGGCCGAGCGCACGCCGCCCGCTCTCTCTGA
- a CDS encoding AAA family ATPase, with the protein MVLGKFYPPHRGHVYLCEFAAAHVERLHVVVGTLARETIPGGLRHAWMCELVPQAHVHHLRDENPQDPSEHPEFWSIWRASLRRVLPEPVDLVFASEPYGARLAQELGARFVPVDIDRSALGLSGSAVRADPLAAWGALPRVVRPYFVRRVCLVGPESTGKTTLARTLARSFDTAWVPEYARAYLAQPRVAPGGALASTEPPPLVPDDFVHIARGQAASEEALAREARKVLVCDSDALTTALYAHELVGTVPAEVAERADTARYDLTLLTAPDVPFVPDPQRFLPHTRQRFFDRCRAELEARGRAFVVLRGAWDERLATAQAAVDALLSATRP; encoded by the coding sequence CTGGTCCTCGGCAAGTTCTACCCGCCGCATCGTGGGCACGTGTACCTGTGCGAGTTCGCGGCCGCTCACGTCGAGCGCCTGCACGTCGTCGTCGGAACCCTCGCGCGCGAGACCATCCCAGGCGGGCTACGGCACGCGTGGATGTGCGAGTTGGTCCCGCAGGCCCACGTCCATCACCTGCGCGACGAGAACCCCCAGGACCCGAGCGAGCACCCCGAGTTCTGGAGCATCTGGCGTGCGAGCCTGCGCCGGGTCCTGCCGGAACCCGTCGACCTCGTGTTCGCCTCCGAGCCCTACGGCGCGCGGCTGGCGCAGGAGCTCGGCGCTCGCTTCGTGCCGGTGGACATCGATCGCAGCGCGCTCGGCCTGAGCGGCAGCGCCGTGCGCGCGGACCCACTCGCGGCGTGGGGCGCCCTGCCGCGTGTGGTCCGTCCGTACTTCGTCAGGCGCGTGTGTCTCGTGGGCCCCGAGTCGACGGGGAAGACGACGCTGGCGCGCACCCTCGCCCGCAGCTTCGACACAGCGTGGGTGCCCGAGTACGCACGCGCCTACCTCGCGCAGCCACGTGTGGCGCCCGGAGGGGCGCTGGCGTCCACCGAGCCGCCGCCGCTCGTCCCGGACGACTTCGTCCACATCGCGCGCGGACAGGCGGCGTCCGAAGAGGCGCTCGCGCGCGAGGCCCGGAAGGTGCTGGTGTGCGACTCCGACGCGCTCACCACCGCGCTCTACGCCCACGAGCTGGTGGGCACGGTGCCGGCCGAGGTCGCCGAACGCGCGGACACGGCCCGCTACGACCTCACGCTGCTGACCGCGCCGGACGTGCCGTTCGTCCCGGACCCCCAGCGGTTCCTGCCGCACACCCGGCAGCGCTTCTTCGACCGTTGCCGGGCCGAGCTCGAGGCGCGCGGGCGTGCGTTCGTCGTGCTGCGGGGGGCCTGGGACGAGCGGCTCGCGACTGCCCAGGCCGCGGTGGACGCGCTGCTGTCTGCGACACGTCCGTGA
- a CDS encoding AMP-binding protein: MNELGQRLERALTQHAARVAVLDRGRAYLYGQLSARVVQVMATLREAGVSEGALVALGGGRDVLRVADLVALFKVGACPLLLCPRWPRRYQEECVRRSGATWSLAAGRLASTLVARGHDSPRAQLPAGLAYVVYTSGSAGVPKGVLVPHAGLLPVLDTQRRAFGLEPGSRSLFMLGLGFDASLSDLGTAILAGATLVLEDEVACAPGRLGQTLARHHVTYVDLPPAYLSSLDERALPPSLTTVVVGGEVPPARDVRRLAPHVALFNVYGPSEATICTSIARCGSDWSRPFIGHPIAGIRYSLRDGGTPGPHGWEGELVVEGPGVAYGYLGDEAQTRERFRDGPVRAFCTGDRVCRTPSGAWEFLGRVDRQLKRRGQLVAPEHVEAALLGAGPVAAATVSLDADEQLVATVERHPTAAQVAPRELEAQLLAGLREALPPSLVPDRVKVVAALPRTANGKVAHDRASARAVASTMRAAQRRAPACAPTRSEPEVPGSRPSDGRAALLAALMGAALGRAPLSPDDDFYAHGGDSLRALEVVARAEAGGLAVSVADVARGRTPRGVCELRASDTVGSCARATLEAAVSEGVRAVAIARRTSGTYGHAAPASLRGAHVLLTGATGTLGGALLEPLRAAVGREGRVHCLVRRPAAPVSAEEDLADGPAAGGAPQRVLGARKPVPTPGRSGSAQDDQAPVSWLLGDVMDPMLGLAVDAYAQLARDVGVVLHLAAQLNAASIGRTLMQVNVDGTRHVLQFTLAARPKALLHVSTLSIFTDAAPRPERCMEGDDLGDVAGFASHYAASKWAAERLLRTVDPCSTRTTVVRLGLLSEDHVGRGVARGHLARVIRGLAALGARPHATLEELTSLRFDATPVDHAARASLALLTHDLRHGVGGTYHVAAARSVSLARLLRAMRLEGVVLETCSWPELCARAAESADASGDAVLAALSLGRLGRGGAAEDPALDLFAATGTHFSLLDSRRALFGTSLEPPEPDERMLRRYVRSALA; encoded by the coding sequence TTGAACGAGCTGGGGCAGCGGCTGGAGCGAGCTCTCACCCAGCACGCCGCGCGCGTGGCCGTGTTGGATCGTGGCCGCGCCTACCTCTATGGGCAGCTGTCCGCACGCGTGGTCCAGGTCATGGCGACGTTGCGCGAGGCGGGCGTCTCCGAGGGAGCGCTCGTCGCGTTGGGAGGGGGGCGCGACGTCCTGCGCGTGGCGGACCTGGTCGCGCTCTTCAAGGTCGGGGCGTGTCCGCTCCTGCTCTGTCCGCGGTGGCCGCGTCGCTACCAGGAAGAGTGCGTCCGGCGCAGCGGGGCCACGTGGTCCCTCGCCGCAGGGCGCCTGGCGTCGACGCTCGTCGCGCGTGGCCACGACTCGCCGCGGGCGCAGCTCCCCGCCGGGCTGGCGTACGTGGTGTACACGAGCGGGAGCGCCGGCGTGCCCAAGGGGGTGCTCGTCCCGCACGCAGGGCTGCTGCCCGTGCTGGACACGCAGCGGCGCGCGTTCGGACTGGAGCCCGGGTCGCGGTCGCTCTTCATGCTCGGGCTGGGCTTCGACGCGAGCCTCTCGGATCTCGGGACGGCGATCCTCGCTGGCGCCACGCTGGTGCTGGAGGACGAGGTGGCGTGCGCGCCGGGACGTCTGGGGCAGACTCTCGCACGGCACCACGTCACGTATGTGGACCTACCGCCCGCGTACCTCAGCTCGCTCGACGAGCGCGCTCTGCCGCCGTCGCTCACGACGGTCGTGGTCGGTGGCGAGGTGCCACCCGCGCGCGACGTACGCCGCCTCGCACCGCACGTCGCGCTCTTCAACGTCTATGGTCCGAGTGAGGCGACCATCTGCACCAGTATCGCGCGCTGTGGTTCAGACTGGAGCCGGCCGTTCATCGGGCACCCCATCGCCGGGATCCGTTATTCGTTGCGTGACGGAGGAACACCCGGGCCGCACGGGTGGGAGGGCGAGCTGGTGGTCGAGGGGCCTGGCGTTGCCTACGGCTACCTCGGGGACGAGGCACAGACCCGTGAGCGCTTCCGGGATGGGCCTGTGCGCGCCTTCTGCACCGGTGACCGCGTGTGTCGCACGCCCTCGGGCGCGTGGGAGTTCCTGGGGCGCGTCGACCGACAGCTCAAGCGCCGCGGACAGCTCGTCGCGCCCGAGCACGTCGAGGCGGCGCTGCTCGGCGCGGGGCCCGTCGCCGCCGCGACGGTGTCGCTCGATGCGGACGAACAGCTGGTCGCCACGGTGGAACGCCACCCGACCGCGGCGCAGGTCGCTCCCCGCGAGCTGGAGGCGCAGCTGCTCGCCGGACTGCGCGAGGCGCTCCCGCCGTCGCTGGTGCCCGACCGGGTGAAGGTCGTCGCTGCGCTCCCACGGACGGCGAACGGCAAGGTCGCCCACGACCGTGCGAGCGCGCGTGCTGTGGCGTCGACGATGCGCGCGGCCCAGCGGAGGGCTCCTGCCTGCGCACCCACGCGAAGCGAGCCCGAGGTGCCCGGGTCCCGGCCCTCGGACGGGCGCGCGGCGCTGCTCGCGGCCCTCATGGGAGCGGCGCTGGGACGTGCGCCCCTCTCACCGGACGACGACTTCTACGCGCACGGAGGAGACTCGCTGCGTGCGCTCGAGGTCGTCGCCCGCGCGGAGGCGGGAGGTCTCGCGGTGTCCGTGGCGGACGTCGCGCGTGGTCGAACGCCGCGCGGCGTGTGCGAACTCCGCGCTTCGGACACGGTCGGGTCGTGCGCGCGCGCGACCCTCGAGGCAGCGGTGTCCGAGGGCGTCCGCGCCGTGGCGATTGCGCGTCGCACGAGCGGGACGTACGGTCACGCGGCACCGGCGTCTCTACGGGGCGCGCACGTGCTCCTCACGGGCGCGACGGGCACGTTGGGGGGCGCCCTGCTCGAGCCGCTGCGCGCCGCAGTGGGCCGCGAGGGACGCGTCCACTGTTTGGTGCGCCGCCCGGCGGCGCCCGTGAGCGCGGAGGAGGACCTCGCTGACGGGCCGGCCGCGGGGGGAGCGCCGCAGCGCGTCCTCGGAGCGCGGAAGCCCGTCCCTACGCCGGGCAGGTCCGGCTCGGCGCAGGACGACCAGGCGCCGGTCTCGTGGCTGCTGGGAGACGTGATGGATCCGATGCTCGGTCTCGCCGTCGACGCGTACGCCCAGCTCGCGCGGGACGTTGGCGTGGTGCTGCACCTCGCCGCCCAGCTGAACGCGGCGAGCATCGGCAGGACGCTGATGCAGGTCAACGTCGATGGCACGCGACACGTCCTGCAGTTCACGCTCGCGGCGCGGCCGAAGGCGTTGCTCCACGTGTCGACGCTCTCCATCTTCACGGACGCGGCGCCGCGGCCAGAGCGCTGCATGGAAGGTGACGACCTGGGCGACGTCGCCGGCTTCGCGAGCCACTATGCAGCCAGCAAGTGGGCGGCCGAGCGCTTGCTGCGCACCGTCGACCCTTGCTCCACGCGCACCACGGTCGTGCGACTCGGCCTGCTCTCCGAGGACCACGTAGGGCGAGGCGTGGCACGCGGTCACTTGGCTCGCGTCATCCGTGGCCTCGCTGCGCTGGGCGCACGTCCACATGCCACGCTGGAGGAGCTGACTTCGTTGCGGTTCGATGCGACCCCTGTCGACCACGCGGCACGCGCCTCGCTTGCGCTGCTCACGCACGACCTGCGCCACGGCGTTGGAGGCACGTACCACGTCGCGGCCGCACGCTCGGTGTCGTTGGCCCGGTTGCTGCGGGCCATGCGCCTCGAGGGCGTGGTGCTCGAGACCTGTTCGTGGCCCGAGCTGTGCGCCCGGGCCGCGGAGAGCGCGGACGCGAGCGGCGACGCCGTGTTGGCGGCCCTGTCGCTGGGGCGCCTCGGTCGTGGTGGAGCCGCCGAAGATCCTGCGCTCGACCTGTTCGCGGCGACCGGTACACACTTCTCTCTCTTGGACTCTCGACGCGCACTCTTCGGCACGAGCCTCGAACCCCCCGAGCCCGACGAGCGGATGCTGCGCCGGTACGTACGGAGCGCGCTCGCGTGA
- a CDS encoding class I SAM-dependent methyltransferase has translation MTAPRRITAGAGWWTDFFDEDFAALWLRDERSCETEARTTGLMRVLGLRPGDRVFDQCCGDGRVALPLVARGVHVEGVDGARGYITRARARTASLPTESSATARFESGDAFVYVPRAPCHAAINWYTSFGYVEDDTRNLAMLRAAYAALKPGGRFALDYPDVDRVRAHFRPRTVRARDTPDGSLMAVREATLDEARGMLVDRWTFSAPAGIRRVSTGETRLFSREELDALLRAAGFDIVRPVAPAEVGYPADAGRWILLAKRPERGGERA, from the coding sequence GTGACCGCACCTCGTCGCATCACGGCTGGCGCGGGCTGGTGGACGGACTTCTTCGACGAGGACTTCGCGGCGCTCTGGCTCCGGGACGAGCGGTCGTGTGAGACGGAGGCGCGCACGACCGGCTTGATGCGCGTCCTGGGGCTGCGCCCGGGCGATCGTGTCTTCGACCAGTGTTGCGGCGATGGTCGCGTGGCGTTGCCTCTGGTCGCGCGCGGGGTGCACGTCGAGGGGGTCGATGGCGCCCGTGGCTACATCACGCGCGCCCGCGCCCGCACCGCCAGCCTACCGACCGAGAGCAGCGCGACGGCGCGCTTCGAGTCGGGAGACGCCTTCGTGTACGTCCCCAGGGCGCCCTGCCACGCCGCCATCAATTGGTACACGAGCTTCGGGTACGTCGAGGACGACACGCGCAACCTCGCCATGTTGCGCGCCGCGTACGCGGCGCTGAAGCCCGGGGGGCGGTTTGCCCTCGACTACCCTGACGTGGACCGTGTTCGGGCTCATTTCCGACCACGCACCGTGCGCGCGCGCGACACCCCTGATGGCTCGCTGATGGCGGTGCGCGAGGCGACGCTGGACGAGGCGCGTGGGATGCTGGTGGACCGCTGGACCTTCAGCGCGCCCGCTGGCATCCGGCGCGTATCCACAGGCGAGACACGTCTGTTTTCGCGCGAAGAGCTGGACGCCCTGCTGCGCGCCGCGGGCTTCGACATCGTGCGTCCCGTCGCCCCGGCGGAGGTGGGGTACCCGGCCGACGCGGGGCGGTGGATCTTGCTCGCGAAGCGGCCCGAGCGCGGGGGGGAGCGCGCGTGA
- the asnB gene encoding asparagine synthase (glutamine-hydrolyzing) — MCGLIALWDPVAPLSRGALDAGVDALRSRGPDGSGQWWSAARDVALGHARLAIVDVTGGAQPIANEDGSVVAMLNGELYDTAGLRAGLEARGHRLRTRCDAELLVHLYEELGAEFADGLRGEFACVLYDVTRRRLVAARDRDGVRPLYLARSGTTLRLASTARALFAAGHAPGFSADALSRAAALQYPGPSETLFAGITPLAAGAVWLAERDGVRVRSLARAWADSALGGVTRSGPADAREAQVAPRRVTRLATAAHAQLRAALDEAVRVRIPDEVSFACALSGGLDSSAVLALATRARGVAPPAFTVRFAGDLQCEWALAADTARRFEAPHHEVALDAVALADLLPRVTRDAEGSAINAHVVGKWALARAVARAGHRVLLCGEGADEVAFGYPHFLVDAGLAPTDQQRAALGGAMLAETGPPACAGVSSDLWGALTEGLPSFVSAKLALGARIHALGRFGDFVSNAREALGRWARAVDRVDVNEAKPSAFDVCGSGEGTAAISPLAPADDVLERSRAWWRASAFERYILSTLGDAVELAHGVEARPPFLDREVQRACAAFSPSAFVYQGVEKWPLREALTGTLPDAARARRKQPFFASPMLLAERPGPLFDLAQATLTGARAPAFVDRAAVARTLERLRTATLAERRAWEGPLMWLLTTALLESELLA, encoded by the coding sequence ATGTGCGGCTTGATCGCCCTCTGGGATCCCGTCGCGCCGCTGTCGCGTGGGGCGCTCGACGCGGGGGTCGACGCGCTGCGCTCCCGCGGACCCGACGGGTCCGGGCAGTGGTGGTCGGCGGCCCGAGACGTGGCTCTCGGACACGCGCGGCTCGCCATCGTCGACGTCACGGGGGGCGCGCAGCCGATCGCCAACGAGGACGGCAGCGTCGTCGCGATGTTGAATGGCGAGCTGTACGACACGGCCGGGCTACGCGCGGGACTGGAGGCTCGCGGGCACCGGCTGCGCACGCGCTGCGACGCCGAGCTGCTGGTGCATCTGTACGAGGAGCTGGGCGCTGAATTCGCCGATGGCCTGCGCGGCGAGTTCGCATGCGTCCTGTACGACGTGACGCGTCGTCGCCTGGTCGCGGCACGTGATCGCGACGGCGTGCGGCCTCTCTACCTCGCTCGCTCCGGGACCACGCTGCGCTTGGCGAGCACGGCGCGTGCGCTCTTCGCCGCAGGGCACGCCCCTGGCTTCTCCGCGGACGCGCTCTCCCGCGCGGCCGCGCTGCAGTACCCCGGTCCTTCCGAGACGCTGTTCGCGGGCATCACGCCGTTGGCCGCAGGCGCCGTGTGGCTCGCCGAACGCGACGGAGTTCGTGTACGGTCCCTTGCTCGAGCGTGGGCCGACAGTGCGCTCGGTGGTGTGACGCGCTCGGGGCCGGCCGACGCACGCGAGGCACAGGTGGCTCCGAGGCGCGTCACGCGCCTGGCGACGGCGGCCCACGCGCAGCTGCGCGCCGCGCTCGACGAGGCCGTCCGCGTGCGCATTCCGGACGAGGTGTCGTTCGCGTGCGCGCTCAGCGGGGGGCTCGACTCGAGCGCCGTGCTCGCGCTGGCGACGAGGGCACGCGGGGTAGCCCCGCCGGCCTTCACGGTCCGCTTCGCGGGTGACCTGCAGTGCGAGTGGGCACTCGCTGCGGACACGGCGCGTCGGTTCGAGGCGCCGCACCACGAGGTGGCCTTGGACGCGGTGGCGCTCGCGGACCTGCTGCCGCGTGTGACGCGTGACGCCGAGGGCAGCGCCATCAACGCGCATGTCGTGGGCAAGTGGGCGCTGGCTCGGGCCGTGGCGCGGGCAGGTCACAGAGTCCTGCTGTGTGGCGAGGGCGCGGACGAGGTGGCCTTCGGCTACCCTCACTTCCTCGTCGACGCAGGGCTCGCGCCGACGGACCAGCAGCGCGCCGCGCTCGGTGGCGCCATGCTGGCCGAGACCGGTCCGCCCGCATGCGCGGGCGTGTCTTCGGACCTCTGGGGCGCGCTGACCGAAGGGCTGCCGAGCTTCGTGTCCGCGAAGCTGGCGTTGGGCGCGCGCATCCACGCGCTGGGGCGATTCGGCGACTTCGTCAGCAACGCGCGCGAGGCGCTGGGGCGGTGGGCGCGAGCGGTCGACCGTGTGGACGTGAACGAAGCGAAGCCATCCGCCTTCGACGTGTGCGGGTCGGGCGAAGGGACGGCCGCCATCAGCCCGCTCGCGCCTGCGGACGACGTGCTCGAGCGCTCGCGTGCGTGGTGGCGCGCGAGCGCGTTCGAGCGATACATCCTGTCGACGCTGGGCGACGCGGTCGAGCTGGCGCATGGCGTGGAGGCCCGGCCCCCGTTCCTGGATCGTGAGGTCCAGCGCGCCTGCGCCGCGTTCTCCCCGAGCGCGTTCGTGTACCAGGGCGTCGAGAAGTGGCCGCTGCGCGAAGCGCTCACCGGCACGTTGCCCGACGCCGCGCGCGCGCGGCGCAAGCAGCCCTTCTTCGCCTCGCCCATGCTGCTGGCCGAGCGCCCGGGCCCCCTGTTCGATCTGGCGCAGGCCACGTTGACGGGCGCTCGCGCGCCAGCCTTCGTGGACCGCGCGGCTGTGGCGCGCACGCTCGAGCGGCTGCGCACCGCGACGTTGGCCGAGCGCCGCGCATGGGAGGGACCGCTGATGTGGCTCCTGACGACCGCGCTGCTGGAGTCGGAGCTGCTCGCGTGA
- a CDS encoding alcohol dehydrogenase catalytic domain-containing protein: MTSPRETMCAIVRTSEGAALRVRPRPPLPREPGWARVRLLVAGLCRTDVYAARGQLPCAVDRVLGHEAAGRIVGLSAGTDPSAAHAEAFERGTLVAFHPFLGCGVCPSCASSRPQHCPNARMLGVAVDGVFAEEAVVPLRACVPLPGVGDPRVAAFLEPYAAALAVAHAGLAPHARTLLVGEGRIATLTEFVLRRAGFTDVTCAIAPPAGERFDLGIETRVGPGGVAALVDALRPAGTLVLKSRPARPLAVDVARWVQRDLTVRAVSYAPFERAAEELADPSVDVGAWLGEVHSYERFHALLTRGAADARGRVVGESASKPLLACDGRACAA, encoded by the coding sequence ATGACCTCGCCGAGAGAGACCATGTGTGCGATCGTGCGCACGTCCGAAGGGGCGGCCCTGCGCGTGCGCCCGCGCCCGCCGCTGCCCCGGGAGCCCGGCTGGGCGCGCGTGCGGCTCCTCGTGGCGGGGCTGTGTCGCACGGACGTCTACGCAGCGCGCGGACAGCTGCCATGTGCGGTCGATCGTGTATTGGGGCACGAGGCGGCCGGAAGGATCGTCGGGCTGAGCGCGGGGACCGACCCGAGCGCAGCGCACGCGGAGGCCTTCGAGCGCGGGACGTTGGTGGCGTTCCACCCCTTCCTCGGGTGCGGCGTGTGTCCGTCGTGCGCGAGCTCGCGCCCGCAGCACTGCCCGAATGCTCGCATGCTGGGGGTCGCCGTCGATGGGGTGTTCGCGGAGGAGGCCGTGGTGCCGCTGCGGGCTTGCGTGCCGTTGCCCGGGGTGGGCGACCCGCGCGTCGCGGCCTTCTTGGAGCCTTACGCCGCGGCGCTGGCGGTGGCGCACGCAGGGCTCGCTCCCCACGCACGCACGCTGCTCGTCGGAGAAGGACGCATCGCGACGCTCACGGAATTCGTGCTGCGCCGCGCGGGGTTCACCGACGTCACATGTGCAATCGCCCCGCCCGCCGGAGAGCGCTTCGACCTGGGCATCGAGACCCGAGTCGGTCCCGGTGGGGTGGCGGCGTTGGTCGACGCGCTGCGCCCGGCTGGTACCCTCGTGTTGAAGAGCCGACCGGCGCGGCCTCTGGCAGTGGACGTCGCGCGTTGGGTGCAGCGCGACTTGACGGTGCGCGCCGTGTCCTATGCGCCCTTCGAGCGGGCTGCCGAGGAGCTGGCGGACCCTTCCGTGGACGTCGGCGCGTGGCTGGGCGAGGTCCACTCCTACGAGCGCTTTCACGCGCTGCTCACGCGCGGCGCGGCAGACGCGCGGGGACGCGTCGTCGGGGAGTCCGCGTCCAAGCCTCTCCTCGCTTGCGACGGGCGCGCATGTGCGGCTTGA